A section of the Etheostoma cragini isolate CJK2018 chromosome 12, CSU_Ecrag_1.0, whole genome shotgun sequence genome encodes:
- the LOC117953659 gene encoding transcription factor jun-D-like — METTLYPGTVVNTPRVSSIYSQSTMMKKDINLNLDDHNSELKSNPLRDTDGLLNSPDLGLLKLTSPDLERLIIQSNGLVTTANPASHFLYPKSASDEQEFAEGFVKALEDLHKQNQLSEAGCVSVDRLELLGSANAVSSVGLQTSDLPVYTTLNGYATSPLGTTSINYSTDTIPFPPPPSHLASAQQQAAAAAAALSRLHSAGSVKDEPQTVPDMQSFGGDSPPLSPIDMDNQERIKAERKKLRNRIAASKCRKRKLERISRLEDKVKSLKTQNTELASTASVLREQVAQLKQKVMNHVSSGCQLLPNQVQAY, encoded by the coding sequence ATGGAAACAACCCTCTACCCAGGCACCGTGGTGAACACCCCGAGGGTCTCCAGCATCTATTCCCAGAGCACGATGATGAAGAAGGACATTAATCTGAACCTGGACGACCACAACTCCGAGCTCAAATCCAACCCGCTCCGGGACACAGACGGACTACTCAACTCCCCAGACCTGGGGCTCTTGAAACTAACCTCTCCGGACCTGGAGCGCCTTATCATCCAGTCCAACGGGCTGGTCACCACCGCCAACCCGGCCTCCCACTTCCTCTACCCGAAGTCAGCCAGCGACGAGCAGGAGTTTGCGGAAGGTTTCGTCAAGGCGCTGGAGGATCTCCACAAGCAGAACCAGCTGAGCGAGGCGGGCTGCGTCTCCGTGGACAGACTGGAGCTCCTCGGATCAGCCAACGCAGTCAGCTCCGTCGGGCTTCAGACATCAGACCTTCCTGTCTACACTACTTTGAACGGCTATGCGACCAGTCCGCTCGGAACCACCTCCATCAACTACTCCACGGACACCATCCCCTTCCCGCCGCCTCCGTCTCATCTGGCCAGCGCGCAGCAGCAGGCGGCCGCTGCGGCGGCTGCTCTGTCACGACTCCATTCTGCCGGGTCGGTGAAGGACGAGCCTCAGACTGTACCGGACATGCAGAGCTTCGGAGGAGACAGCCCCCCGCTGTCTCCTATTGACATGGACAACCAGGAGCGCATCAAGGCCGAGAGAAAAAAGCTGCGCAACAGGATAGCCGCATCCAAATGCCGCAAGAGAAAACTGGAGAGGATCTCTCGGCTGGAGGACAAGGTCAAGAGCCTGAAAACGCAAAATACCGAGCTGGCCTCCACAGCCAGCGTCCTCAGGGAGCAAGTGGCCCAGCTGAAGCAGAAGGTGATGAACCATGTCAGCAGCGGATGCCAGCTTTTACCAAACCAGGTCCAGGCGTACTAA
- the LOC117953672 gene encoding ras-related protein Rab-3A-like isoform X2, translated as MASANSTYGQKESSDQNFDYMFKILIIGNSSVGKTSFLFRYADDSFTPAFVSTVGIDFKVKTIYRNDKRIKLQIWDTAGQERYRTITTAYYRGAMGFILMYDITNEESFNAVQDWSTQIKTYSWDNAQVLLVGNKCDMEDERLVASDRGRQLSEQLGFEHFEVSAKDNLNVKQTFERLVDIICERMSESLDNNDPAVTGNKQGPQLTEQPQRSHQDCAC; from the exons ATGGCGTCTGCAAATTCCACATACGGACAGAAGGAGTCCTCGGACCAGAACTTtgattacatgtttaaaatcctCATCATTGGCAACAGTAGCGTAGGAAAGACTTCCTTCCTTTTCCGCTATGCAGACGACTCCTTCACGCCAGCCTTTGTCAGCACAGTGGGCATCGACTTCAAGGTGAAGACCATCTACAGGAACGACAAGAGGATAAAGCTGCAGATATGG gACACTGCGGGCCAGGAGCGCTACAGGACGATCACCACAGCTTACTACAGGGGAGCCATGGGCTTCATCCTCATGTATGACATCACCAACGAGGAGTCCTTCAACGCCGTCCAGGACTG GTCCACCCAGATCAAGACATACTCATGGGACAATGCACAGGTCCTCCTGGTGGGGAACAAGTGTGACATGGAGGATGAGCGGTTGGTGGCCTCAGACAGAGGCCGGCAGCTGTCAGAACAGCTGG GTTTCGAGCACTTTGAAGTGAGCGCCAAAGATAACCTCAACGTGAAGCAGACCTTCGAGCGGCTGGTGGACATCATTTGTGAGAGGATGTCCGAGAGTCTGGACAACAATGACCCGGCTGTCACCGGCAATAAACAGGGGCCCCAGCTCACCGAGCAGCCTCAGAGGTCCCATCAGGACTGTGCTTGCTAA
- the LOC117953672 gene encoding ras-related protein Rab-3A-like isoform X1, translated as MMASANSTYGQKESSDQNFDYMFKILIIGNSSVGKTSFLFRYADDSFTPAFVSTVGIDFKVKTIYRNDKRIKLQIWDTAGQERYRTITTAYYRGAMGFILMYDITNEESFNAVQDWSTQIKTYSWDNAQVLLVGNKCDMEDERLVASDRGRQLSEQLGFEHFEVSAKDNLNVKQTFERLVDIICERMSESLDNNDPAVTGNKQGPQLTEQPQRSHQDCAC; from the exons atg ATGGCGTCTGCAAATTCCACATACGGACAGAAGGAGTCCTCGGACCAGAACTTtgattacatgtttaaaatcctCATCATTGGCAACAGTAGCGTAGGAAAGACTTCCTTCCTTTTCCGCTATGCAGACGACTCCTTCACGCCAGCCTTTGTCAGCACAGTGGGCATCGACTTCAAGGTGAAGACCATCTACAGGAACGACAAGAGGATAAAGCTGCAGATATGG gACACTGCGGGCCAGGAGCGCTACAGGACGATCACCACAGCTTACTACAGGGGAGCCATGGGCTTCATCCTCATGTATGACATCACCAACGAGGAGTCCTTCAACGCCGTCCAGGACTG GTCCACCCAGATCAAGACATACTCATGGGACAATGCACAGGTCCTCCTGGTGGGGAACAAGTGTGACATGGAGGATGAGCGGTTGGTGGCCTCAGACAGAGGCCGGCAGCTGTCAGAACAGCTGG GTTTCGAGCACTTTGAAGTGAGCGCCAAAGATAACCTCAACGTGAAGCAGACCTTCGAGCGGCTGGTGGACATCATTTGTGAGAGGATGTCCGAGAGTCTGGACAACAATGACCCGGCTGTCACCGGCAATAAACAGGGGCCCCAGCTCACCGAGCAGCCTCAGAGGTCCCATCAGGACTGTGCTTGCTAA